Proteins co-encoded in one Juglans regia cultivar Chandler chromosome 16, Walnut 2.0, whole genome shotgun sequence genomic window:
- the LOC108987195 gene encoding uncharacterized protein LOC108987195 — translation MKGIMRFGKKGKLCPRYLGPFDVLERIGAAAYRLALPPQLSANHNIFHVSLLREYVPDPTHVLEYEPLQVYEDLTYEEFPVGILAQKAQVLRKKTILMVKMGLVFASQILVPFSTLS, via the exons ATGAAGGGAATTATGCGGTTCGGTAAGAAAGGCAAGTTGTGTCCGAGATATTTAGGCCCTTTCGATGTACTAGAAAGGATTGGAGCTGCAGCATACAGGCTAGCCCTCCCACCCCAATTGTCGGCtaatcacaatattttccaTGTCTCTTTGCTTCGAGAGTATGTTCCGGACCCTACACATGTACTAGAGTACGAGCCTCTCCAAGTCTACGAGGATTTGACCTATGAGGAATTTCCAGTTGGGATTCTTGCACAAAAAGCTCAAGTACTTCGCAAGAAGACCATTTTGATGGTCAAG ATGGGCCTTGTCTTTGCTAGCCAGATCCTTGTTCCTTTCAGCACCTTGAGTTAG
- the LOC108987192 gene encoding purple acid phosphatase 3-like isoform X2, whose translation MVLIIFHNTSTLALFLFFTANLLLCFVPSISELQRVGHPAKADGSLSFLVVGDWGRRGLYNQSQVALQMGVVAERLDIDFVISTGDNFYEDGLNGVLDPEFNESFINIYDSPSLQKQWYTVLGNHDYRGDVEAQLSPILREMDPRWLCMRSFIVSTEFTDFFLVDTTPFVDEYFTHPKNHTYDWKGVLPREEYLSNLLKDLDSALRDSSARWKIVVGHHTIKSAGHHGVTKELEEHLLPILLANNVDMYMNGHDHCLEHITSADNQTQFLTSGGGSKAWRGDIRKWNPEELKLYYDGQGFMSLQTTPTNADIVFYDVFGNVLHKWSISKDLDAAV comes from the exons ATGGTCCTGATCATCTTCCACAATACCAGTACCCTggctctctttcttttcttcaccGCCAATCTTTTGCTATGCTTTGTTCCGTCCATATCGGAGCTTCAGCGCGTAGGACACCCCGCCAAAGCCGATGGGTCTCTAAGCTTTTTGGTCGTGGGAGATTGGGGTAGAAGAGGACTCTACAACCAATCACAAGTCGCTCTCCAG ATGGGAGTTGTGGCAGAGAGACTAGACATAGACTTCGTCATCTCAACTGGGGATAACTTTTATGAGGACGGTTTGAATGGTGTGCTTGATCCGGAATTTAATGAATCCTTTATAAATATCTACGACTCCCCCAGCTTGCAGAAACAATGGTACACCG TTTTGGGCAACCACGATTATAGGGGCGATGTAGAGGCACAATTGAGTCCCATCCTCAGAGAAATGGACCCTAGATGGCTGTGCATGAGATCTTTTATTGTCAGCACAG AATTTACTGACTTTTTCCTCGTAGACACAACTCCATTCGTTGACGAGTATTTTACCCACCCAAAGAACCACACCTACGATTGGAAAGGTGTGCTACCACGAGAGGAATATCTATCAAATCTCTTGAAG GATTTGGATTCAGCATTAAGGGATTCCAGTGCAAGATGGAAGATTGTGGTGGGTCATCATACAATCAAAAGCGCCGGGCATCATGGTGTAACCAAAGAGCTTGAAGAGCATCTTCTCCCAATCCTGCTG GCAAATAACGTGGACATGTACATGAATGGCCATGATCACTGCCTGGAGCACATTACTAGCGCCGacaa TCAAACCCAATTTCTAACCAGTGGAGGGGGTTCAAAGGCATGGAGAGGTGACATTAGGAAGTGGAATCCAGAGGAATTGAAGCTATATTATGATGGACAGGGTTTTATGTCACTGCAAACGACTCCAACCAATGCGGATATTGTGTTTTATGATGTCTTCGGCAATGTTCTGCACAAATGGAGCATTTCCAAGGACCTTGATGCAGCCGTATAG
- the LOC108987192 gene encoding purple acid phosphatase 3-like isoform X1, which produces MVLIIFHNTSTLALFLFFTANLLLCFVPSISELQRVGHPAKADGSLSFLVVGDWGRRGLYNQSQVALQMGVVAERLDIDFVISTGDNFYEDGLNGVLDPEFNESFINIYDSPSLQKQWYTVLGNHDYRGDVEAQLSPILREMDPRWLCMRSFIVSTEFTDFFLVDTTPFVDEYFTHPKNHTYDWKGVLPREEYLSNLLKDLDSALRDSSARWKIVVGHHTIKSAGHHGVTKELEEHLLPILLANNVDMYMNGHDHCLEHITSADNFCGSQTQFLTSGGGSKAWRGDIRKWNPEELKLYYDGQGFMSLQTTPTNADIVFYDVFGNVLHKWSISKDLDAAV; this is translated from the exons ATGGTCCTGATCATCTTCCACAATACCAGTACCCTggctctctttcttttcttcaccGCCAATCTTTTGCTATGCTTTGTTCCGTCCATATCGGAGCTTCAGCGCGTAGGACACCCCGCCAAAGCCGATGGGTCTCTAAGCTTTTTGGTCGTGGGAGATTGGGGTAGAAGAGGACTCTACAACCAATCACAAGTCGCTCTCCAG ATGGGAGTTGTGGCAGAGAGACTAGACATAGACTTCGTCATCTCAACTGGGGATAACTTTTATGAGGACGGTTTGAATGGTGTGCTTGATCCGGAATTTAATGAATCCTTTATAAATATCTACGACTCCCCCAGCTTGCAGAAACAATGGTACACCG TTTTGGGCAACCACGATTATAGGGGCGATGTAGAGGCACAATTGAGTCCCATCCTCAGAGAAATGGACCCTAGATGGCTGTGCATGAGATCTTTTATTGTCAGCACAG AATTTACTGACTTTTTCCTCGTAGACACAACTCCATTCGTTGACGAGTATTTTACCCACCCAAAGAACCACACCTACGATTGGAAAGGTGTGCTACCACGAGAGGAATATCTATCAAATCTCTTGAAG GATTTGGATTCAGCATTAAGGGATTCCAGTGCAAGATGGAAGATTGTGGTGGGTCATCATACAATCAAAAGCGCCGGGCATCATGGTGTAACCAAAGAGCTTGAAGAGCATCTTCTCCCAATCCTGCTG GCAAATAACGTGGACATGTACATGAATGGCCATGATCACTGCCTGGAGCACATTACTAGCGCCGacaa TTTTTGTGGCAGTCAAACCCAATTTCTAACCAGTGGAGGGGGTTCAAAGGCATGGAGAGGTGACATTAGGAAGTGGAATCCAGAGGAATTGAAGCTATATTATGATGGACAGGGTTTTATGTCACTGCAAACGACTCCAACCAATGCGGATATTGTGTTTTATGATGTCTTCGGCAATGTTCTGCACAAATGGAGCATTTCCAAGGACCTTGATGCAGCCGTATAG
- the LOC108987192 gene encoding purple acid phosphatase 3-like isoform X3 — protein sequence MVLIIFHNTSTLALFLFFTANLLLCFVPSISELQRVGHPAKADGSLSFLVVGDWGRRGLYNQSQVALQMGVVAERLDIDFVISTGDNFYEDGLNGVLDPEFNESFINIYDSPSLQKQWYTVLGNHDYRGDVEAQLSPILREMDPRWLCMRSFIVSTDTTPFVDEYFTHPKNHTYDWKGVLPREEYLSNLLKDLDSALRDSSARWKIVVGHHTIKSAGHHGVTKELEEHLLPILLANNVDMYMNGHDHCLEHITSADNFCGSQTQFLTSGGGSKAWRGDIRKWNPEELKLYYDGQGFMSLQTTPTNADIVFYDVFGNVLHKWSISKDLDAAV from the exons ATGGTCCTGATCATCTTCCACAATACCAGTACCCTggctctctttcttttcttcaccGCCAATCTTTTGCTATGCTTTGTTCCGTCCATATCGGAGCTTCAGCGCGTAGGACACCCCGCCAAAGCCGATGGGTCTCTAAGCTTTTTGGTCGTGGGAGATTGGGGTAGAAGAGGACTCTACAACCAATCACAAGTCGCTCTCCAG ATGGGAGTTGTGGCAGAGAGACTAGACATAGACTTCGTCATCTCAACTGGGGATAACTTTTATGAGGACGGTTTGAATGGTGTGCTTGATCCGGAATTTAATGAATCCTTTATAAATATCTACGACTCCCCCAGCTTGCAGAAACAATGGTACACCG TTTTGGGCAACCACGATTATAGGGGCGATGTAGAGGCACAATTGAGTCCCATCCTCAGAGAAATGGACCCTAGATGGCTGTGCATGAGATCTTTTATTGTCAGCACAG ACACAACTCCATTCGTTGACGAGTATTTTACCCACCCAAAGAACCACACCTACGATTGGAAAGGTGTGCTACCACGAGAGGAATATCTATCAAATCTCTTGAAG GATTTGGATTCAGCATTAAGGGATTCCAGTGCAAGATGGAAGATTGTGGTGGGTCATCATACAATCAAAAGCGCCGGGCATCATGGTGTAACCAAAGAGCTTGAAGAGCATCTTCTCCCAATCCTGCTG GCAAATAACGTGGACATGTACATGAATGGCCATGATCACTGCCTGGAGCACATTACTAGCGCCGacaa TTTTTGTGGCAGTCAAACCCAATTTCTAACCAGTGGAGGGGGTTCAAAGGCATGGAGAGGTGACATTAGGAAGTGGAATCCAGAGGAATTGAAGCTATATTATGATGGACAGGGTTTTATGTCACTGCAAACGACTCCAACCAATGCGGATATTGTGTTTTATGATGTCTTCGGCAATGTTCTGCACAAATGGAGCATTTCCAAGGACCTTGATGCAGCCGTATAG